A stretch of Halorhodospira halophila DNA encodes these proteins:
- a CDS encoding thiazole synthase: MADRDPLVIAGREYHSRLLVGTGKYRDMEQARAAIEASGAEIVTIALRRSNIGQNPDEPNLLEAVPPDRYTILPNTAGCYTVKDAVRTCRLARELLDGHNLVKLEVIGDERTLYPDVPGTLEAAEQLVAEGFEVMAYTSDDPITAKRLEEIGCVAVMPLAAPIGSGLGIQNRYNILEIVDRLEVPVLVDAGVGTASDVAVAMELGCDAVLLNTAIAGARDPVLMASAMRKGVEAGREAYRAGRIPKRRYAAASSPEEGTFFE; encoded by the coding sequence ATGGCGGATCGCGATCCCCTGGTCATCGCCGGGCGCGAGTATCACTCGCGCCTGCTGGTCGGTACCGGCAAGTACCGCGACATGGAGCAGGCCCGTGCGGCCATCGAGGCAAGTGGCGCCGAGATCGTCACCATCGCCCTGCGCCGCAGCAACATCGGCCAGAACCCGGACGAGCCCAACCTGCTCGAGGCCGTGCCGCCGGATCGCTACACCATCCTGCCCAACACCGCCGGCTGCTATACGGTGAAGGACGCGGTGCGCACCTGCCGCCTGGCCCGCGAACTGCTCGACGGTCACAACCTGGTCAAGCTGGAGGTGATCGGCGACGAGCGCACCCTCTACCCGGACGTCCCCGGAACCCTCGAGGCCGCCGAGCAGCTGGTGGCCGAGGGCTTCGAGGTCATGGCCTACACCAGCGACGACCCGATCACCGCCAAGCGGCTCGAGGAGATCGGCTGCGTCGCCGTGATGCCCCTGGCCGCGCCGATCGGCTCCGGGCTCGGCATCCAGAACCGCTACAACATCCTGGAGATCGTCGACCGCCTGGAGGTTCCGGTCCTGGTGGACGCCGGCGTGGGCACCGCCTCCGACGTGGCCGTCGCCATGGAACTCGGCTGTGACGCCGTGCTGCTCAACACCGCCATCGCCGGCGCGCGGGATCCGGTGCTCATGGCCTCGGCCATGCGCAAGGGCGTGGAGGCCGGGCGCGAGGCCTACCGCGCCGGCCGTATCCCGAAACGGCGTTACGCTGCCGCGTCGTCGCCTGAGGAAGGGACCTTCTTCGAGTGA
- the thiS gene encoding sulfur carrier protein ThiS, with product MQIQVNGEGMTLPAGASCADVLQRLGISEQQRLAVEVNETIVPRSQLGDHQLADGDRVEVIQAIGGG from the coding sequence ATACAGATCCAGGTCAACGGCGAGGGCATGACCCTCCCCGCCGGCGCCAGCTGCGCCGATGTTCTGCAGCGGCTCGGCATCAGCGAGCAGCAGCGTCTGGCGGTGGAGGTTAACGAGACCATCGTCCCCCGCAGCCAGCTCGGTGATCACCAGCTGGCCGATGGCGACCGCGTGGAGGTCATCCAGGCCATCGGCGGCGGCTGA